The sequence below is a genomic window from Streptosporangium lutulentum.
GCCCAGAATGAAGTGAGCTGTTCACAACCATGTCCGCACTGGCTTCCGCGCGCACGATCGACTCCGCGCGTACCGGCTGGGACGCCTGGCGGGCGTCCCGGCTGGCCTCCCTCGTCACGCCCACGGGCAACCTCGCGCTCGTCGAGACCCGCTGGCAGGCGAGTGGCCAGGACGAGTCCATCGAGGACGCGCTGTCCGGCCGGCCGGACAGCGTGACGGCGACCAGGCTGGAGCGACGGAACATCGACACGGGCGAGGTGGAGCGCGGCATCCGCCTCTGGGACGCGGACGCGCCGTCGATCCGGCACTTCGACACCGTCGAGGCGTTCCCGTTCGACCCGGACTGGGTGATCGAGGCCACCTTCACCCCGGTGCCCGGGTCGCGCCGCATCCCGTTCGAGCACATCCGTGACAACGGCGGCACCCGTGAGCTCGTCGTTCCCGGCGACATCACCTTCGACCTGCACGGCACCGCCTACTCGCTGAGCGCGTTCGACGACGACGGAACGCTGCTCCTGGTCTTCGGTGACAAGACCAACGGCGTGAGCACCTACGCCGCCGGCCGGTTCCTGATCGTGCGGCGCGAGCCCGGCGGCGACCGGGTCGTGCTCGACTTCAACCGGGCCTTCGTCCCGCCGTGCGGATTCTCCGTCCACTACAACTGTCCGCTGCCGCCGCCGCAGAACCGCTTTCACGTCGCCGTCGACGCGGGCGAGAGGCTTCCGGTGTTCCTCGACGGCTACGAGATCCACTGAGGCGGCACCGAGACCGCGCCGAGCCGGCGAACGGGGACGCACCCGCGACGCCGGTGAGGTTCAGGCCGCCCATCATGCCCGGCCGTACGGCCATCGATCAGGAGAAACAGTGAAAAGCAAGATGGCGTCGCTCGTCGGCGCCACCCTCATGGTCGCGCTGACCCTCACCGCCTGCGGCTCCGGCTCCGGCTCCGGCAACGCCTCGTCGGCCGGTTCGGAGAGCACGTCGCCGACCGGCTCGTACGATCCGAACGCGACGATCGAGATCGGCTCGCTCTACGAACCCCAGAACCTCGACAACACGGGCGGCGGCGGGCAGGGGGTGACCGAGGCGTTCAACGGGAACGTCTACGAAGGCTTGTTCAGGCTCGGCGACGACGGCAAGGTCGAGAACCTGCTCGCCAAGGACTACAAGGTCAGCCCCGACGGCCTCACCTACACGTTCACGCTGCGGGACGGTGTCACGTTCCACTCGGGTGACCCCCTCACCTCCGCCGACGTGAAGTACAGCATCGAGAAGGTCCTCGCCAAGGACTCGCAGTCCGCCCGTAAGAGCAGTTTCGCCGGGGTCAAGAGCATCACGACTCCCGACGACAGCACGGTGACCGTGAAACTGGCCACCAAGTCGATCTCGTTCGTCTACAACCTCAGCTACGTGTGGATCATCAACGACCAGGCGAAGAACCTCACGACCTCGGAAGACGGCACGGGTCCCTACAAACTCGGGACGTGGAAGCGGGGCTCCTCGCTGAGCCTGGACCTGTTCGCGGGCTACTGGGGCACGCCCCCGACGAACAAGGGGGTGGTCTTCCACTACTTCACGGAGGCGACCGCCCTCAACAACGCGCTGCTGACCAACGCCGTCGACATCGTGACCAGCGAGCAGAGCCCGGACGCCCTGGCCCAGTTCAGCGGCAACGAGGATTACAAGGTCAACAACGGTCATTCGACGACCAAGCTCCTTCTGGCCTTCAACGACAGGGTGAAGCCTTTCGACAACGCCCTCGTCCGCAAGGCCGTCACCTCCGCGATCGACAACCGCAAGCTGCTCACCTCGATCTGGGGCGACTACGGAACCCTGATCGGTTCGATGGTCCCGCCGACCGACCCGTGGTACGAGGACCTGACCACGGTGAACCCCTACGACGTGGAACTGGCCAAGAAGCAGCTGTCGGAGGCCGGTTACGCCAATGGGTTCGGCTTCACGCTCGACACCCCGAACTACGACCCGCATCCCACGGCGGCCACGTTCATCAAGAGCGAGCTGGCCAAGGTCGGCATCACCGTCACGATCAACGTCATCACCGCGGACGAGTGGTACACCAAGGTTTTCAAGGACCACGACTTCGCCGCGACGCTCCAGGAGCACGTCAACGACCGCGACGTCGTCTGGTACGGCAATCCCGACTTCTACTGGGGATACGACAACCCTGAGGTCACCAAGCTGGTGAACCAGGCGGAGCAGTCGGACACGACCGACGAGCAGGCGGCTCTGCTCAAGAAGGCCAACCAGCAGATCGCCGCGGACGCCGCCAGTGACTGGCTCTACCTCTATCCGCAGATCGTCGTGGCGTCGTCGTCGCTGTCGGGTTATCCCCTCAACGGCCTGAACTCGCAGTTCTACGCCTACACCATCAAGAAGAGCTGATGCCCGCTCCACGTCCAGGCCGTCGCGAAGAGCCGATGTCCGCTCAGCACGCCCCGGTCCGCCCCGTCCCGGTCCGCCGTCCCGTACGGCCGGCCCGGGGCGGGGCGTCCCGCCCCGGGCCGGCGGCCTGACCCGCCATGGCCGTCTACCTGCTGCGGCGAGTGGTCTTCCTCGTCGTCTCGCTGTTCCTGGCCAGCGTGCTGCTGTTCCTCCTGCTGCGCCTGCTGCCCGGTGACCCCGCCAACTCGCTGCTGTCGATCGGGGCCACCCCGGAGCAGCTCGCGGCCGCCCGCCACCAGGTCGGGTCGGATCTCCCGTTGCCGGAGCAGTTCGTCTCCTGGCTTGGCCGGCTGATGACCCTCGACCTGGGCACCTCCTTCGTCAGCACCCTCCCGGTCGGCCCGGAGATCGCCTCGCGACTGGCCGTCACCGTTCCCCTCACCCTGCTGTCCTTTCTCCTGGCGGTCGTCGTGGCCCTGCCGGTCGGCTTCGTCGCGGCCTATCGCTCCGGCACCTGGTACGGCTCGCTGCTCGGCGGGCTGTCCCAGCTGGGGATCGCGGTGCCGGCCTTCTGGGTGGGGATGCTTCTGATCACGGTGTTCTCGCTCCGGCTCCGGGTACTGCCGGCCGGAGGGTTCCCGCGGGACGACTGGGCCGACCCGGCCGACGCGCTGACCTCACTGGCCCTGCCCGTCGTCACGATCGCCCTCGTCATGTCCGCGTCGCTCATCCGCTACGTCCGCTCCGCCACGCTGGACGTGCTCGGCAGCGACTACCTGCGGACGTTCAGGGCGCTCGGATCCTCCTTCACCGGGGCGATGTGGCGTCACGGCCTGCGCAACGCGGCGGTTCCCGTCGTCTCGATCCTCGGGATCGAGCTCGCCACCACCTTTCTCGGCGCCGTCGTGGTCGAGAGCGTGTTCGCCCTTCCGGGGCTCGGCAGCATGCTCATCAAGGGGATCGCGCAGCATGACTATCCGGTCATCCAGGGCGTCCTGTTCGTCAGCACCCTGGGGGTTCTGGTGATCGGGTTCCTCGCCGACCTCGCCCAGCGGATCATGGACTCGCGGCTGCGCGGCACCGTCTCCGGGAACGCGCGATGAGCGCCGTGATCGAAACCGGAGCCCTCCGCGCCCCGGCGCGCCCGCGCCGGTCCACGACCCTGGTGATCGGCTGCGTGCTCGTCGGAGCGATCGTCGCCGTCGCGGTCGTCTCTCTCTTCTGGGTTCCGTACGACCCGGCCGACACCTCGGGTGACCGGCTCATGCCCCCCGGCCTGCCCCACCTGTTCGGCACGGACAAACTCGGCAGGGACCTGCTCACCCAGCTGATGATCGGCGCGCGGATCGCCCTGACGGTCGGGATCGGGTCGGTCGCGCTCGGCGGCGTCCTCGGAGTCGCGGGCGGCCTGGCCGCGGGCTTCGCCACCCGGTGGCTCGACGACACGATCTCGGCCCTGCTCGACATCCTCATCGCCTTCCCCACCCTGCTGCTGGCCATGCTCGTGGTCGCCGTACGGGACGCCTCTCTCGGCTCGGCCATCCTGGCGATCGGGCTGGCGATGTCCGCGATCGTGGCCCGGCTGACCCGGGTGCTCGTCAAACGCGTGCTGTCGGAGGACTTCATCACGGCCTCGCGCACCTCGGGAACCTCCTGGCCGCGCGTGGTGACCGGACACATCCTGCCGAACATCTGGCCGACGCTCCTGGTCAACCTCGCGCTGCAGCTCGGTCTCGCCGTACTGGCCGAGGCGTCCCTGTCCTATCTCGGGCTGGGCCCTCCACCGCCGAACGCGTCCTGGGGAAGCATGCTGCAGGCGGCTCAGGCGACCGTGCTCACGTCACCGGTCGGCGCCATCGCTCCCGGTGTGCTCCTGGTCATGCTCGTCATCGGCGTGAACCTGATCGCCGACGGCCTCAGGGACGTGGCCGACCCGACCCAGAGGAGAGCGCGATGAGCCTGCTCGACGTCACGGGACTCCGGGTGCGTTCCGCGGACGGCCGCGAACTCGTCTCCGACGTGTCCTTCTCGATCGACGCGGGCACGAGGCTCGGACTGATCGGTGAGTCGGGTTCGGGCAAGTCGCTGACCACACTCGCGATCATGGGCCTGCTGCCGGCGGGGATGACCGTGTCCGGCAGCATCGTGCTGGACGTCCCGGGGCTGCCTCGGACCCAGATCGTCGGCGCGGCCGAGGGAGCCCTGAACGGGCTGCGCGGCCGGGCCGTGACCGTCGTCTTCCAGGAACCCCTGACGGCGCTCGACCCGCTCATGAGGGTCGGCCGCCAGGTCGCCGAGCCCCTCGGGCGAAGGCGCGGGCTGCGCGGCTCCGCTCTGCGCGCGGCCGTCCTCGCGGCGCTTGAGGAGGTCCGGCTCACGGAGCCGGACCGCATCGCGAGGGCGTATCCGCATGAGATCTCCGGCGGTCAGCGCCAGCGGGTCGCCATGGCCATGGCCCTCGCCTGCGAACCCGCGCTGCTGATCGCCGACGAACCCACCACGGCCCTTGACGTGACGGTCCAGGCGGAGGTGCTCGCGTTGCTGGACAGCCTGGTCTCCGCCCGGGGGATGGCCCTGCTGTTCATCAGCCACGATCTCGCGGTCGTCTCGACCGTCACCGACCGTGTCCTCGTCCTCAAGGACGGCCACGCCGTGGAGGAGGGGATCGTCCAGGACATCGTGAACGCCCCTCGGGACCCGTACACCCGCTCCCTGGTGGCCAGCGCCCGGGAGCTCGACAGCGCACTGGATCGGATCACACGATGATTCCGCCGACCCCGCCGACCCCGCCGACCCCGCCGACCCCGCCGACCCCGCCGACCCCGGCCATTCTTGAGGCACGTCAGGTGGGTTTCGCCTACCGCGGCGCGGCTCCCGTCCTCACCGACGTCTCGATCGCCGTGACCCCGGGGCGCGGGGTCGCGCTGGTCGGCGAGTCAGGAGCGGGCAAGACCACGCTCCTGAGACTCCTGCTCGGCCTGACCCGGCCCACCAGCGGACAGATCCTTTTCGACGGCGCGGAGCTGGCGCCGCGGGACCGCGGGCAGATGCGCGCGTTCCGGCGCACCGTCCAGACCGTGTTCCAGGATCCGTACTCCTCGCTCGACCCGCGGCAGCGCGTGGGCAGGATCATCGCCGAACCTCTACGCTCCCTCGGCCTGATGGCGGAGGACCGGCCGGACGGCTCGCATGCGGGCCGGCGTTTCGCGGGACCCGGCGGGGCTCGCCGGTCCGGGTCGGGCGACCCGCGGGTCGACCCCCGTGTCGCCGCCGCGCTGCAGGTCGTCGGGTTGCCACAGGACGTCGCGCGCCGTTACCCGCACGAGTTCTCCGGCGGGCAGCGTCAGCGCATCGCCATCGCGCGTGCCATCGTGTGCGAGCCCCGGGTGCTGCTCGCGGACGAGCCCGTCAGCGCGCTGGACGTCTCGACCCGGGTGCGCATCGTCGATCTGCTGGCCGAGCTGGGGGAGAGTCATGGGCTGACCGTCGTGATGGTGTCGCACGACCTCGCCGTGGTCGCGATGTTGTGCCGGCATACGGCGGTGCTCGAACGGGGCCGCATCGTGGAGCAGGGCGACACCGCCTCGGTGCTCGGCTCTCCCGGCCACCCCTATACGCGCAAGCTGGTCGACAGCGTGCCGAGGCTTCCAGCCGGGGCTTAGCGCTCCGTCGCCTTCGGGCTTTTCGGCGACGGAGCAGCCTCCTCAGGCTACCGAGGCAGCCACGGGGCATCCGAGCCGGCGGATGCCCCGGTGTCGCTCATCGTCGGGGCTTCTGCGAGACCCTCGGCAGGACGTAGGGCGGTCCGGCGAAGGCCAGATCGGCCTTGACGACGTTGTAGGCGCGCTTGGGCAGGTAGGACTCGTCGTACAGGGTGGCCAGGCCCTCCGGGGGGTTGGAGAACCAGCTGGGCACCCATGAGTGCTTGTCGGTGAGTCCCCAGACGGTGTAGGACAGGCAGCGCCGGTTGGCCAGGCATGCCTGAAGGAGCACGCTGTAGTTCGCCGCCGACGCCTGGAGACGGGGATTGATCTCGTTGGCGTCGCCTGCCCGCACGCCGTCGGTCATCAGACTGCGCACGTCCACCTCGGTGAACGCCGTGGCGAGCCCGAGATCGGAGAAGGCGTCGAGCACTTCGAGCGCCTGGAAGGCGTCGTAGTTGCCGTACTGGGTGGCAAGGTGCCCCTGGCTGCCCACGCCGTCGATGGGGACGCCGCTCGCGCGCAGCTGCTTGGCCATGTTGTAGGTGTACCAGGTCTTGTCGGAGGGGCCGCGGTCGCTGAACGCCTCGATGTTGTAGTCGTTGTAGAACAACAGGGCCTCAGGGTCGGCGGCGCGGGCCCAGCGGAAGGCGTCGGCGATGTAGCCGGGGCCGAGGTGCTGCGCCCAGAAGCCCTTCAGGTGGATCGACGACGGGCTGTCCCACGGGTCGCTGACCGCCTCGTTGACGACGTCCCACTGCCAGATCTTGCCCTTGAAGCGCTTGACGACGGTGGTGATGTGCTTGCGCAGGATGTCACGGAGTTCCGTGTTGCTGATCGTCCCGTCGTTGACGCCCTGGGTGAGCCAGGTCGGCAACTGGTTCTGCCAGACCAGCACGTGACCGCGGACCTTCTGCTTGTTCTTGCGGGCGAAGTCGATCAATTCGTCGGCCGGACCCCAGTTGTACACGCCCCGGGTGGGTTCGAGCGCCTCCCACTTCATGACGTTCTCCGCGGTGACACTGGAGAACTGTGACGCGGCGAGCGCACGGTACTGGGGACTGGCCGCGTCGCGCAGTGCGTCCATGTCGATCGCGGTGCCGATGGCGAGGTTGTGGCGGGCGGCGAGCGTGCGCAGACTCTGCTCGGCGACCGTGGGATGCCGCTGGTCCGCGGAAACGGGTACGGCGGTCAGTACGCCGGCCAGCATGAGCACGGTGGCACCGACGACCAGGAAACGTTTCATCGAACTCCCTTGGAATCGGCCCCCGAAAATTTCGGTTTAAGAACGAAAGGTAACGTTAGCAAAGCT
It includes:
- a CDS encoding DUF1684 domain-containing protein, producing MSALASARTIDSARTGWDAWRASRLASLVTPTGNLALVETRWQASGQDESIEDALSGRPDSVTATRLERRNIDTGEVERGIRLWDADAPSIRHFDTVEAFPFDPDWVIEATFTPVPGSRRIPFEHIRDNGGTRELVVPGDITFDLHGTAYSLSAFDDDGTLLLVFGDKTNGVSTYAAGRFLIVRREPGGDRVVLDFNRAFVPPCGFSVHYNCPLPPPQNRFHVAVDAGERLPVFLDGYEIH
- a CDS encoding ABC transporter substrate-binding protein gives rise to the protein MKSKMASLVGATLMVALTLTACGSGSGSGNASSAGSESTSPTGSYDPNATIEIGSLYEPQNLDNTGGGGQGVTEAFNGNVYEGLFRLGDDGKVENLLAKDYKVSPDGLTYTFTLRDGVTFHSGDPLTSADVKYSIEKVLAKDSQSARKSSFAGVKSITTPDDSTVTVKLATKSISFVYNLSYVWIINDQAKNLTTSEDGTGPYKLGTWKRGSSLSLDLFAGYWGTPPTNKGVVFHYFTEATALNNALLTNAVDIVTSEQSPDALAQFSGNEDYKVNNGHSTTKLLLAFNDRVKPFDNALVRKAVTSAIDNRKLLTSIWGDYGTLIGSMVPPTDPWYEDLTTVNPYDVELAKKQLSEAGYANGFGFTLDTPNYDPHPTAATFIKSELAKVGITVTINVITADEWYTKVFKDHDFAATLQEHVNDRDVVWYGNPDFYWGYDNPEVTKLVNQAEQSDTTDEQAALLKKANQQIAADAASDWLYLYPQIVVASSSLSGYPLNGLNSQFYAYTIKKS
- a CDS encoding ABC transporter permease, with protein sequence MAVYLLRRVVFLVVSLFLASVLLFLLLRLLPGDPANSLLSIGATPEQLAAARHQVGSDLPLPEQFVSWLGRLMTLDLGTSFVSTLPVGPEIASRLAVTVPLTLLSFLLAVVVALPVGFVAAYRSGTWYGSLLGGLSQLGIAVPAFWVGMLLITVFSLRLRVLPAGGFPRDDWADPADALTSLALPVVTIALVMSASLIRYVRSATLDVLGSDYLRTFRALGSSFTGAMWRHGLRNAAVPVVSILGIELATTFLGAVVVESVFALPGLGSMLIKGIAQHDYPVIQGVLFVSTLGVLVIGFLADLAQRIMDSRLRGTVSGNAR
- a CDS encoding ABC transporter permease, which gives rise to MSAVIETGALRAPARPRRSTTLVIGCVLVGAIVAVAVVSLFWVPYDPADTSGDRLMPPGLPHLFGTDKLGRDLLTQLMIGARIALTVGIGSVALGGVLGVAGGLAAGFATRWLDDTISALLDILIAFPTLLLAMLVVAVRDASLGSAILAIGLAMSAIVARLTRVLVKRVLSEDFITASRTSGTSWPRVVTGHILPNIWPTLLVNLALQLGLAVLAEASLSYLGLGPPPPNASWGSMLQAAQATVLTSPVGAIAPGVLLVMLVIGVNLIADGLRDVADPTQRRAR
- a CDS encoding ATP-binding cassette domain-containing protein, with product MSLLDVTGLRVRSADGRELVSDVSFSIDAGTRLGLIGESGSGKSLTTLAIMGLLPAGMTVSGSIVLDVPGLPRTQIVGAAEGALNGLRGRAVTVVFQEPLTALDPLMRVGRQVAEPLGRRRGLRGSALRAAVLAALEEVRLTEPDRIARAYPHEISGGQRQRVAMAMALACEPALLIADEPTTALDVTVQAEVLALLDSLVSARGMALLFISHDLAVVSTVTDRVLVLKDGHAVEEGIVQDIVNAPRDPYTRSLVASARELDSALDRITR
- a CDS encoding ABC transporter ATP-binding protein; the encoded protein is MIPPTPPTPPTPPTPPTPPTPAILEARQVGFAYRGAAPVLTDVSIAVTPGRGVALVGESGAGKTTLLRLLLGLTRPTSGQILFDGAELAPRDRGQMRAFRRTVQTVFQDPYSSLDPRQRVGRIIAEPLRSLGLMAEDRPDGSHAGRRFAGPGGARRSGSGDPRVDPRVAAALQVVGLPQDVARRYPHEFSGGQRQRIAIARAIVCEPRVLLADEPVSALDVSTRVRIVDLLAELGESHGLTVVMVSHDLAVVAMLCRHTAVLERGRIVEQGDTASVLGSPGHPYTRKLVDSVPRLPAGA
- a CDS encoding endo-1,4-beta-xylanase, with protein sequence MKRFLVVGATVLMLAGVLTAVPVSADQRHPTVAEQSLRTLAARHNLAIGTAIDMDALRDAASPQYRALAASQFSSVTAENVMKWEALEPTRGVYNWGPADELIDFARKNKQKVRGHVLVWQNQLPTWLTQGVNDGTISNTELRDILRKHITTVVKRFKGKIWQWDVVNEAVSDPWDSPSSIHLKGFWAQHLGPGYIADAFRWARAADPEALLFYNDYNIEAFSDRGPSDKTWYTYNMAKQLRASGVPIDGVGSQGHLATQYGNYDAFQALEVLDAFSDLGLATAFTEVDVRSLMTDGVRAGDANEINPRLQASAANYSVLLQACLANRRCLSYTVWGLTDKHSWVPSWFSNPPEGLATLYDESYLPKRAYNVVKADLAFAGPPYVLPRVSQKPRR